The proteins below are encoded in one region of Sinorhizobium meliloti:
- the rfbD gene encoding dTDP-4-dehydrorhamnose reductase, with translation MRVLATGTTGQLVTSLREVAAGSRDVELFAIGRPEFDLTRPIPMREAIIAARPDIVISAAAYTSVDRAEDEPALARAVNVTGAACVAEAAASLDIPVIHLSSDYVFSGDDRTPRREDDETGPRTVYGATKLAGEEAVASITARHIILRTSWVYSPFGTNFVKTMLRLASAQERLSVVSDQYGNPTSALDVAAAILLIATQPRQDRFGTYHLTGTGESNWSGFARHVLAVSRHHGGPSAIVDDIATADYPTKARRPRDSRLCTNKFAGTFGWRLPDWQTSTETVVARILAPGRAAVDASEVYETARKLRG, from the coding sequence ATGAGAGTGCTCGCCACGGGCACGACCGGCCAACTCGTCACCAGCCTGAGGGAGGTCGCGGCGGGATCACGCGACGTTGAGTTGTTTGCCATCGGCCGCCCCGAATTCGATCTCACGAGACCGATACCAATGCGGGAAGCCATCATTGCAGCAAGACCCGACATCGTCATCTCTGCGGCCGCCTATACCTCGGTCGATCGCGCCGAAGACGAGCCAGCATTGGCGCGTGCCGTCAATGTCACGGGGGCCGCCTGTGTCGCGGAAGCCGCGGCATCGCTCGATATACCGGTCATCCATCTGTCGAGCGACTACGTCTTTTCCGGTGACGACCGCACACCACGCCGGGAAGACGACGAAACGGGGCCGCGCACCGTCTACGGCGCCACCAAGCTCGCAGGGGAAGAAGCGGTTGCAAGCATTACAGCGCGTCACATCATCTTGCGGACAAGCTGGGTCTACAGCCCCTTTGGCACCAACTTCGTGAAGACGATGCTGAGGCTCGCCTCAGCGCAGGAACGGCTGTCGGTCGTTTCGGACCAGTACGGTAACCCGACGTCGGCGCTGGATGTTGCAGCTGCGATCCTCCTGATCGCGACGCAGCCGAGGCAGGATCGCTTCGGCACCTACCATCTCACGGGAACGGGCGAGAGTAACTGGTCCGGCTTCGCACGCCACGTCCTGGCCGTAAGCCGGCACCATGGCGGACCTTCCGCTATTGTGGACGATATCGCCACCGCCGATTACCCAACGAAAGCCCGGCGCCCCCGGGACTCGCGCCTTTGCACCAACAAGTTCGCCGGCACATTCGGCTGGCGTCTGCCTGACTGGCAAACAAGCACCGAAACGGTCGTCGCGCGCATCCTCGCGCCCGGCCGCGCAGCAGTGGACGCGAGTGAGGTCTATGAAACCGCGCGCAAACTCCGAGGGTGA
- the rfbB gene encoding dTDP-glucose 4,6-dehydratase → MNILVTGGAGFIGSALCRYLVADPGNRVINLDKLTYAGNPASLRQIEALPNYRFVRGDICDEAAAADVLAAERIDRIMHLAAETHVDRSIDGPGTFIETNIVGTFRLLQAATKYWRSLPATAAERFRFHHVSTDEVFGDLSLDDNSFREETPYAPSSPYSASKAASDHLVRAWHHTFGLPVVITNCSNNYGPFHFPEKLVPLIILNALEERPLPVYGNGTNIRDWLYVDDHARALDLVATNGVTGESYNIGGGSERSNLAVVQTICDILDQKQPQRSCRSYRDLVAFVDDRPGHDQRYAMDTSKIERELGWKPLESFETGLSRTIDWYLANSWWWRPIRERNYRGERLGRAVAGR, encoded by the coding sequence ATGAACATCCTCGTCACCGGCGGCGCCGGTTTCATTGGCTCCGCGCTCTGCCGATACCTTGTGGCCGATCCAGGCAATCGTGTCATCAACCTCGACAAGCTCACCTATGCCGGCAATCCGGCATCGCTCAGGCAAATCGAGGCCTTGCCGAACTACCGGTTCGTCCGGGGCGACATTTGCGACGAGGCAGCTGCGGCCGATGTCCTTGCTGCGGAGCGTATCGACCGCATTATGCATCTTGCCGCGGAAACACATGTGGACCGGTCGATTGACGGACCTGGCACGTTCATCGAGACAAACATCGTTGGCACGTTCAGGCTGCTCCAGGCGGCAACGAAATATTGGCGCAGCCTACCGGCAACGGCAGCCGAACGGTTCCGCTTCCACCATGTTTCAACTGACGAAGTGTTCGGCGATCTTTCCCTTGATGACAACAGTTTCCGCGAGGAGACGCCCTATGCTCCATCCTCGCCCTATTCCGCCTCAAAGGCTGCATCTGATCACCTTGTTCGCGCCTGGCATCACACCTTTGGCCTGCCCGTCGTCATTACCAATTGTTCCAATAACTATGGCCCGTTTCACTTTCCGGAAAAGCTGGTGCCTTTGATCATTCTGAATGCCCTGGAGGAAAGGCCGCTGCCGGTCTACGGCAACGGCACCAATATTCGCGACTGGCTTTATGTTGACGACCACGCACGCGCTCTGGATCTGGTCGCGACGAACGGCGTAACCGGCGAGAGCTACAATATCGGTGGAGGCTCCGAGCGCTCCAACCTCGCGGTCGTCCAGACGATCTGCGATATTCTCGATCAAAAGCAGCCGCAGCGAAGCTGCCGAAGCTATCGCGACCTTGTCGCGTTTGTCGACGATCGACCGGGCCACGACCAACGCTATGCCATGGATACCTCCAAGATCGAACGCGAACTTGGCTGGAAACCGTTGGAAAGCTTCGAGACGGGATTGTCGCGAACGATCGACTGGTATCTGGCCAATAGCTGGTGGTGGCGGCCGATCCGCGAACGGAACTATCGCGGCGAGCGGCTCGGCAGAGCGGTGGCCGGGCGATGA
- the rfbC gene encoding dTDP-4-dehydrorhamnose 3,5-epimerase: protein MSLVVIRSLGLDGVLEILPGRIEDERGFFSETWNERKLAEAGIALHFVQDNHSFSAAKGVLRGLHHQLSPYAQDKLVRVIRGAIFDVAVDIRRGSPTFAQWVAAEVSARKWNQILIPKGFSHGFLTLEPNTEVIYKVTNPYSPAYDRSIRFDDPEIAIAWPLPVAEFQLSGKDAAAPPLGQAELFNFPVEGARL from the coding sequence ATGAGCCTCGTCGTCATCAGATCGCTTGGCCTCGACGGGGTCCTGGAGATCCTGCCGGGCAGGATCGAGGACGAACGTGGCTTCTTCTCTGAAACTTGGAACGAGCGCAAATTAGCCGAAGCCGGGATCGCGTTGCACTTCGTTCAGGACAATCATTCCTTCTCGGCCGCGAAAGGCGTCCTGCGCGGACTTCACCACCAACTCTCACCCTACGCGCAGGACAAGCTGGTCAGGGTGATAAGAGGCGCCATCTTCGACGTCGCAGTGGACATACGCCGTGGCTCGCCAACCTTCGCGCAATGGGTCGCGGCCGAGGTTTCCGCTCGCAAGTGGAACCAAATCCTGATCCCAAAGGGTTTTTCGCACGGCTTCCTGACGCTCGAACCGAACACGGAGGTGATCTACAAGGTCACCAACCCATATTCACCAGCTTACGATAGATCGATCCGTTTTGACGATCCCGAGATCGCAATCGCCTGGCCACTGCCAGTTGCCGAATTCCAGCTGTCTGGCAAGGACGCGGCGGCTCCGCCGCTGGGGCAAGCCGAACTGTTCAACTTCCCGGTGGAGGGGGCCCGGCTATGA
- the rfbA gene encoding glucose-1-phosphate thymidylyltransferase RfbA, with translation MKGIILAGGSGTRLYPLTIAVSKQILPIYDKPMVYYPLSVLMLTGIRDILIISTPRDLPCFEALLGDGSVFGLSLSYAAQPHPNGLAEAFIIGRDFIGSGNVAMILGDNIFFGNGLPNVCRQAASRETGASVFAYRVDDPERYGVVTFDQRTGKAVTIEEKPARPKSNWAVTGLYFYDKDVVDIAASVGPSARGELEITTVNNFYLEQDRLHVCQLGRGYAWLDTGTYDSLHDASSFVRTVERRQGVQIACPEEIALDMGWLGPEDVLRRAGVLGRTAYASYLRRLVEEHAG, from the coding sequence ATGAAGGGCATAATATTGGCGGGCGGAAGTGGCACGCGGCTTTACCCGCTAACAATCGCGGTCTCGAAGCAGATTCTGCCGATCTATGACAAGCCGATGGTCTATTATCCATTGAGCGTGTTGATGCTGACGGGTATCCGGGACATTCTCATTATATCCACCCCGCGGGACCTGCCTTGCTTCGAGGCCCTTCTTGGCGACGGCTCCGTCTTCGGGCTTAGCCTTTCCTATGCCGCACAGCCGCACCCCAATGGGCTTGCCGAGGCTTTCATCATTGGCCGCGATTTCATCGGTAGCGGCAATGTCGCAATGATACTCGGCGACAACATCTTTTTCGGCAACGGTCTGCCGAACGTCTGCAGGCAGGCGGCTTCCCGAGAGACTGGCGCCTCCGTTTTTGCCTATCGCGTCGACGATCCGGAGCGCTACGGCGTCGTCACCTTCGACCAGCGGACGGGCAAGGCAGTGACCATCGAGGAAAAGCCGGCGCGGCCAAAATCCAACTGGGCGGTCACGGGCCTCTATTTTTACGACAAGGATGTGGTCGACATCGCTGCGTCGGTCGGACCTTCCGCGCGAGGTGAACTCGAGATCACCACGGTCAACAACTTCTATCTGGAGCAGGATCGGCTGCATGTCTGCCAGCTCGGACGAGGCTATGCGTGGCTCGATACAGGCACCTATGACAGTCTGCATGACGCCTCCTCTTTCGTGCGAACCGTCGAACGCCGTCAGGGTGTCCAGATAGCCTGCCCAGAAGAAATCGCGCTCGATATGGGCTGGCTTGGCCCCGAAGACGTGTTGCGACGGGCCGGCGTGCTCGGCAGGACGGCCTACGCCTCCTACCTCCGCCGGCTGGTAGAGGAACATGCCGGATGA
- a CDS encoding polysaccharide biosynthesis/export family protein has translation MNVSHRANRSSLRSVFLAAALALVSGALTPAVAGAPEIAPQTKIRLKIVQWMPTRGEYSQWALGGEYVVSEAGDISLPVIGTFAVHNLDRGQLAVEISRRLQAKIGLVEAPEAVVEVLEYPPVYVVGDVAAPGEYKFRPGLTVLQSLAKSGGYFRDADKQSSEAEITLTGGLRTIRDSLLRSNARISRLKAELSGATEISFSDSLAIDGALGAVAREQETVIFAARLKALERQSKSLSELRDLYNQEIDVLGVKMKGAEASIKAAEKELGGVKSLVEKGVAVASRQSELERALAGYRADRLDLVTAIMRARQNISEATRNLEGLNDRHKSEVAAALQSEQEKVDQLKLKRETTERLLLEALETRTIGGPTAEGPSPTYSITRRVNGKATEFPASEATDLMPGDVVSVVRQVQQRAVEPSAHLESVGPTVPELERASQ, from the coding sequence ATGAACGTATCCCACCGTGCTAACCGTAGCTCCCTTCGAAGTGTTTTCCTTGCGGCTGCACTCGCCCTTGTCAGCGGCGCGTTGACGCCGGCGGTGGCCGGCGCCCCAGAGATTGCTCCTCAAACCAAAATTCGCCTGAAGATTGTACAGTGGATGCCCACGAGAGGCGAATATTCGCAATGGGCCCTCGGCGGCGAGTACGTCGTGTCTGAGGCCGGTGATATTTCGCTGCCCGTCATTGGTACCTTTGCTGTGCACAATCTCGACAGAGGACAACTTGCTGTCGAAATCTCACGACGCCTACAGGCCAAGATCGGGCTCGTTGAAGCGCCGGAAGCAGTTGTCGAGGTCCTCGAATACCCACCGGTATATGTCGTAGGAGACGTTGCGGCGCCGGGAGAGTACAAGTTTCGCCCTGGGCTTACGGTTCTGCAGTCACTGGCGAAGAGCGGCGGCTATTTCCGCGACGCCGACAAACAATCATCGGAAGCCGAAATAACTCTGACGGGTGGACTACGAACCATCCGCGACTCCCTTTTGCGGAGCAATGCCCGGATATCGCGCCTCAAGGCCGAGCTGTCGGGTGCCACAGAGATCAGCTTCTCTGACTCTTTGGCCATTGATGGAGCACTTGGCGCCGTGGCACGCGAGCAAGAGACTGTCATCTTTGCGGCGCGACTGAAGGCGCTGGAGCGGCAGTCGAAGTCCCTCTCTGAACTGCGCGATCTCTACAACCAAGAAATCGACGTGCTCGGCGTAAAGATGAAAGGCGCCGAAGCAAGCATCAAAGCAGCCGAAAAGGAACTGGGAGGCGTCAAAAGCCTGGTCGAAAAGGGCGTGGCCGTGGCGTCGCGTCAATCGGAGCTGGAGCGGGCACTTGCAGGCTACCGCGCCGATCGCCTCGATCTGGTCACCGCCATTATGAGAGCGCGCCAGAATATCAGTGAGGCCACGCGCAATCTCGAGGGTCTCAATGATAGGCATAAGTCGGAAGTAGCAGCCGCGCTTCAATCAGAGCAGGAAAAGGTGGACCAGTTGAAGCTAAAGCGAGAAACCACGGAAAGGCTGCTGCTCGAGGCTCTCGAGACTAGAACCATCGGAGGTCCTACAGCCGAAGGCCCCTCCCCCACCTATTCCATCACGAGACGGGTGAACGGCAAGGCCACCGAATTTCCAGCGTCCGAAGCAACGGACTTGATGCCCGGCGACGTTGTCAGTGTCGTGCGGCAGGTTCAGCAGCGCGCCGTCGAACCGTCGGCGCATCTGGAAAGTGTAGGTCCGACCGTGCCAGAGCTAGAGCGGGCCAGTCAATGA
- a CDS encoding helix-turn-helix transcriptional regulator — MCLMSRRDYDNATVGRVAAAKNERRPRRVILIISKTGIISERLISALEREFSWVLVEEVEQVAAACNVFAHPVSLILVDPGMIDEADERYIELLRLHPDALAAAIEPNDENLTASFLKLTRSPLVHSVLPMNLRLDTWLSVIGLMLCGGDYLPPALILDARRNGHAPGGGAKLPGAPINGTGVSELTARELQILEMVSRGLQNKLIAAEFRLSEHTVKIHLHNIITKLGAHNRTEAVARFRSLQERL; from the coding sequence ATGTGCTTGATGAGCAGGCGTGACTATGACAATGCGACGGTCGGGAGAGTCGCAGCCGCAAAAAATGAGCGGAGGCCCCGACGCGTCATTCTCATCATAAGCAAAACCGGCATAATTTCAGAGAGATTGATCAGTGCTCTCGAGCGGGAATTCTCTTGGGTGCTTGTCGAAGAGGTTGAGCAGGTTGCCGCGGCGTGCAATGTCTTTGCCCATCCTGTATCGCTCATCCTTGTCGACCCTGGGATGATCGACGAAGCCGATGAAAGATACATCGAACTGCTGCGTTTGCACCCAGACGCGCTTGCGGCGGCGATCGAGCCTAATGACGAGAACCTAACTGCATCGTTCCTCAAGCTCACCCGTTCGCCGTTGGTACACAGTGTCCTCCCGATGAATCTAAGGCTCGATACATGGTTGTCCGTCATCGGGTTGATGCTTTGCGGCGGCGACTATCTTCCGCCTGCGCTAATTCTTGACGCAAGAAGGAACGGTCATGCTCCCGGCGGCGGCGCCAAACTGCCTGGCGCACCGATCAACGGGACGGGTGTCTCGGAGCTGACGGCTCGGGAGCTGCAGATTCTCGAGATGGTTTCCCGCGGTCTGCAAAACAAGCTGATTGCCGCCGAATTCCGTTTATCCGAGCACACAGTAAAGATTCATCTGCACAACATTATAACGAAGCTCGGCGCCCACAACAGAACGGAGGCAGTCGCAAGATTTCGCAGCTTGCAAGAACGCCTTTGA
- a CDS encoding response regulator transcription factor, with protein sequence MASFTPKLENELPFAQDQHRVTNPLQSGKEAEQQPLAKKDKRCLLIFDDRALGRECLARTLVDHGLRMEVAAFGSFDEWQETKGSYPDVGAVLVNIGARKVGDVTADISKLASQFNPAPVVVLSDSDDIAQILQVLESGAQGYIPASVGVDVCIEAIALAMAGGVFVPGSSLLAARHLIEAEKRETSPLAGMFTLRQAEVVEALRRGKANKIIGYELNLRESTVKVHVRNIMKKMKATNRTEVACKLNELFSGDARGS encoded by the coding sequence ATGGCTTCTTTTACACCGAAATTGGAGAACGAGCTGCCATTCGCGCAGGACCAGCACCGCGTAACCAACCCGTTACAGTCAGGCAAGGAAGCGGAACAGCAGCCACTTGCAAAGAAGGACAAACGGTGTCTGCTCATCTTTGATGACAGGGCGCTAGGCCGCGAATGTCTGGCGAGGACTCTGGTCGATCACGGCCTCAGGATGGAAGTCGCTGCTTTCGGCTCGTTCGACGAATGGCAGGAGACAAAGGGCAGCTATCCCGACGTCGGAGCCGTCCTCGTCAATATCGGCGCGCGCAAAGTAGGGGATGTGACGGCAGACATTTCCAAGCTCGCCTCTCAGTTTAACCCCGCCCCCGTTGTCGTCCTCTCGGACAGCGATGACATCGCCCAGATCCTGCAGGTCCTCGAAAGCGGGGCACAGGGATATATTCCCGCATCTGTCGGCGTGGATGTGTGCATCGAAGCGATCGCCTTGGCGATGGCAGGCGGCGTCTTTGTGCCGGGAAGCAGTCTTCTGGCGGCGCGCCACCTGATCGAGGCAGAGAAGCGGGAGACTTCGCCGCTGGCGGGAATGTTCACACTCCGTCAAGCGGAGGTGGTCGAGGCGTTACGAAGAGGCAAGGCAAACAAGATCATCGGCTATGAACTCAATCTCCGCGAGAGCACGGTCAAGGTTCATGTTCGCAACATCATGAAGAAAATGAAGGCCACGAACCGGACGGAGGTCGCTTGCAAACTCAATGAGCTGTTTTCAGGCGATGCACGTGGCTCCTGA